The Microlunatus soli genome contains the following window.
GAACGCCGAGCACCCCGAGGTCGAGGTCGAGGCCGTCTGGATCCCGGGCGGCAACGACGGCGGCTATCAGAAGATGTTTGCGGCGCTGGCCTCCGGCGGTGGTCCGGACATCGGGCAGATCGAGATGCGGACCGTCCCGCAATACCTGCTGGTGAACGGATTGGTCGACCTGAGCCGCTACGGGATCGAGCAGTACGCCGATCGCTACAACGAGGCGATCTGGAATCAGTGCACCTTCGACGGCAGCACCTACGCCGTGCCACAGGACTCCGGTCCGACGGCCTTCTACTACCAGACCGAGTCGTTGCGGCAGGTCGGCGCGGAACCACCGAAGACCTGGGACGCCTGGGCCGAGCTGGCCGTCGAGATCCGCAAGACCGGCAAGTCCAACTACCTGGAATGCTTCGACGTCAGCGATCCGTCCGGCTTCGTCAGCTACGTCACCCAGGCGGGAGCCTCCTGGTTCACCCCGGGCGACGACGGCTGGCGGGTCGACATGACCGACGAAGCCACCATGGAGGTCGCCCGATTCTTCGACCGGGCGATCGACAAGGATCTGGTGAACACCGGCTTCGGAGCGTTCTCGCCGGGCTGGACGGCGGCCGCAGCGGCCGGCCAGATCGCGGCGGTCACCAACGCCAGTTGGGGTGACGCGCTGATCCAGACCGTCGGCGGCGGCGAAGGCAAATGGAAGGTCGCACCGATGCAACGGTGGTCCTTCGGCGGCTACGGATCCTCCCAGCTCGGCGGCTCGACCGCGGCCGTGCTGGCCACCAGCAAGCATCCGAAGGAAGCGATGGAGTTCGCCGTCTGGATGACCACCAGCAAGGAGGGCATCGACGCGATGGTCGAGCACTGCGGCATCGGCTGGTCACCCAACGACGCCTACATCGGCGCCAGCCGGGAGAAGCCCAGCCCTTGGTTCAGCGGCCAGAGCTACAACACCGAGATCTTCAAACCTGCTGCCCAACAACAGAATCGCCGCTGGACCTGGTGTCCGATCACCCAACAACTGTTCAACATCCTCGGCGACGGGTTCCGGCAGAAGCTGACCGACGGCAAGACGTTGGTGGACAGCGTCGTCCAGGCCCAGGACCGGGTGCTGGAAACGATGCGGCAGATGGGTCTCAGCGTCACGGCGGCCGCCCGATGAGCGCCGCGAGCAGCACCCGAGATCACCAGCGGCAGTCCAGCGGCGATCGGCCGAAGGGCAGCCGAGCCCAGCAGCGGGCGCCCTGGATCCTGATGACGCCGTTCCTGCTGCTGTTCCTTCTCACCTTCGTCGCGCCGATCATCTACGCGGTGGGTGAGAGCTTCACCCGTACCGAGCGCAGTGGCCTCTTCGGTGAGGCCGGGATCCATAGTTCGTTCGCCGGTTTCGCCAACTACGCGGCCGCGCTCGGCAACAGCAACTTCATCGGTTCGATCGGCCGGGTGTTGTTGTTCGGAGTCGTCCAGGTGCCGGTGATGATGATCGCCTGCACGGTGCTGGCACTGCTGCTGGAGTCGGCGGCGGCGAAGTGGCCGCAGTTCTTCCGTGCGGCCTACTTCCTGCCGTACGGGGTGCCGGGCGTGATCGCCACCATCCTGTGGTCCTTCCTGTACGTCCCCGGCATCAGCCCGATCATCGGGCTGCTGGCCAAGGTCGGGATCGAGGTGGACTTCCTCGGCCCGACGACGGTGCTCTGGTCGATCGCCAACATCGTCACCTGGACCTACACCGGCTACAACATGTTGATCATCGTCGCCCAGCTGAAGTCGATCCCGGGTGAGATCTACGAAGCGGCGCGGGTGGACGGCGCCGGTTCCTGGCGGATCGCCTGGACCATCCAACTGCCGTTGATCCGGCCTGCCCTGGTGTTGGGAACCGTGTTCTCGATCATCGGCACCCTGCAGCTCTTCGTCGAACCGCAGGTCCTGCAGACGGTCTCACCGTCGATCGACTCCGAGTACACGCCGAACCTGTCGGCGTACACCAATGCCTTTGCCTACAACGACTACGGGATCGCGTCGGCGCAAGCCGTGATCATCGCCCTGGCGGCCTTCGTGCTGTCCGCGATCTTCCTGGCCGTGACGAACCGGAGGAGTGATCGATGAGCGCGCAGACCGCCGGAGGCGCGGCAGCCGGGACCGCACGCACCGGACCCAAGATCATCGTGACCGCCGTTCTGGTCGTGGTGGCGGCCTACTTCCTGGTGCCGATCTACTGGGTGATCGTCGCGGCGTCGAAGAGCAGCGAGGAACTCTTCACGACCAACGGTTTCTGGTTCGGCCAGCACTTCCGGTTGTTCTCCAACCTCGCCGACGTGTTCAGCTATGACGGACACATCTTCATCCGCTGGTTCGCCAACAGTGTGCTGTACGCCGGTGTCGGTGCGGTGCTCGCCACCTACTTCGCCGCGGCCGCCGGCTATGCGATGGCCAAATACGACTTCCGGGGGCGCAACGCGGTCTACGCCGCGGTGCTCGGCGGTGTCCTGGTCCCCGGCACGGCCACCGCCCTGCCGCTGTTCCTGCTGTTCAGCCAGATCGGCCTGGCCAACACCTATCTGGCGGTGCTGCTGCCGTCCCTGGTGTCACCGTTCGGCTTGTTCCTGTGCCGGATCTACGCCGCCTCGACCGTCGACACCGCGTTGATGGAATCTGCCCGGATCGATGGCGCGGGGGAGCTGCGCATCTTCCACGTGATCGCCTTGCGATCGCTGACGCCGGCGTTGGTGACGGTCTTCCTGTTCCAGCTGGTCAGCATCTGGAACAACTACTTCCTGCCGTTGATCATGCTCAGCGACGCGAAACTGTTCCCGATCACCCTGGGATTGAACAATTGGCGCAGCCAGGTCGATCGGCTGCCGGAGTTCTACCAGTTGACCACCGGCGGTGTCCTGGTGTCGGTGATCCCGCTGGCGATCGCGATGATCGTGCTGCAGCGATTCTGGCGCGGCGGGCTCACCGAGGGCGCAGTCAAGGGATAACCAGACGGAACGAACCACCGGGGAGCGGAACGACATCGCGTCGTGCCTCTCCCCGGTGTTGCTGAGGTAACAGTGAGTCCCCCGATTCACCGATCCGCCCGCCGTCGGCTGACGCTGCTGACAGGGCACTGATCACCCGACGAGATCAGTGCCGTCAGCAGGAGTCGAACGATGCGGACACGATGAACTCTTCCGCACCCGGGCGGCTCAGTCGTCATCCTCCAGGAGCATTGTGAGCTACGGCTGCAGGATGACCCGGTCAGGCATGCGCGGCGTCGTAGGCCTGATGGACGGCGGTGGGAATCTTGCCCCGACTGGAGATCGGCATGTCGTTGGCCGCCGCCCACTCGCGGATGGCTCTGGACTGAGCCGGATCGATCCGGGTCGCCCGATGCGGCCGGTTCGGCTTTCCGCCATTGGCCTCTCGCTGCCGGCGCCCCGCCCGCGCCACCTTCCTGCCGCGGTCCCGCCACGGCTGCAGCAGTGCACGCAGTTCTGCCGCGTTGGCGCTGGTCAGATCGATTTCGTAATTCACCCCGTCGAGAGCGAACTGGACGGTCTCGTCCGCCGCGCTCTGTCCGTCACAATCGTCGATATACAGCGTCTGAACGCGCTGAATCATGGTGCCTCCCCCGAGATCGCGCCTTCGGCGCTGCTCAAGAAGGTTATCGTCGATCAACTCTGCCGGCTGATGATTCCCGACAATGTGGCGCAGGAATTCACCTGCGGCGTCAGTCCCGCGCTGCCAGGAGGGCGATGATCAACGCCGCCACGGTCAACGCCAGCACCATCACCGCGGTCCCGGTCCAGCCGACGACGAACGCCAATCCGCCGAGCCATCCGAACAGGCTCGATCCGGCGTAGTAGAAGAGGTTGTACAACGAGGTCGCCTGTGCCTTGGCGACGCTGGCTCGAGCCCCGACCCAACCGGCGGCTGTGGCATGGGCGCCGAAGAAGCCCGCGGTCATGATCAGCAACCCGATCAGGATCAACGGCAGCCGGTCGGGGATGGTCAGCCCGATGCCGATGATCATCGTGGCGATACAGCACAGCAGAACGGGGCGACGACCGAACCGCGCGGCCAGAGCGCCCGCCCGTCGGGACGAAACAGTGCCCGCCAGATAGGCGAGGAAGATCAGTGCGGTCAGGCTGACCGGAATGTCGAACGGTGCCCCTTCCAACCGATACCCGAGGAAGTTGTAGGTCGCGACGAATCCACCCATCAGCAGGAAGGCCTGGGCATACAGCACCAGCAGCCCGGGGTTGCGGAAGCAACGGGTCAGGGCAGCCGCGGCGTCGCGGATCGTGCCACGGTGCCGACGATCGGGGACGAAGCCCCGAGCGGCCGGGACCGACAGCAGGAACACCAACGCCGCGATCGCCGCGAGTACGGCGACGGCTCCGACTCCGAGCCGCCAGCCGCCGAGATCGGCGAACGGTGCCGCGACCAGCCGGCCGAGGAGCCCTCCGATCGTGGTCCCGGAGACGTAGCTGCCGGCGGCGATCGGTGCCTGGTCACGGTGAACCTCCTCGTGCAGGTAGGCCACGGCCAACGCGGGGACGCCGCCGAGGGCGACCCCGACCGCGACCCGGAGTACCACCAGCACCGCAAAGCTGGGGGCGAGCGGGGTTGCCAGTCCGATCAGCGCCGCCGCGGAGAGGGCGATCTTCATCGCCCTCGCACGGCCGATCCGGTCGGCCACCCAGGCCCAGCCGAGCACGGAGACCGCCAGTCCGAGGGTCGCAGCCGAGACCGTCAGCGCTGCCTGGGCGGCATCGGCCCGCAGGGACCTGCCGATCAGCGGCAGGATCCCCTGGGGTGAGTAGAGCTGCGCGAAGGTCGCGACGCCGGCCGCTCCGAGTGCGATCAGGATCCGGCGATACCCGCTCGAACCGCGGGCATGCCCGGTCCAGGCAATGGGGCGGGCGGGGGCCGAGGTCCGCCGATTCCCGACGCCGGCTGCCGGACCGTCGTTCCTCGCGATCTTCACCCGATAGACGCTAGGACGCCACAAGTCATGTGTCCAATGCATGAAAGTCTGCAATCACATACGATTCTGATATGGATCAGGAAGCCGTGCGCAAGGTGCTGCCGTTGTTGCCGTTGCTGGCAGCGGTGGGCGAGACCGGCCAGGTGACGTTGGCGGCGGCAACGCTCGCCGTGCCGCAGCCGTCGGTCAGTCGCGGACTGGCTCGGCTCGGGACCGTGCTCGGGGCGCCGCTGATCGAGCGGCGCGGCCGCGGAATCACGCTGACACCGGCCGGTGAGGCTCTGCTGCCACATGCACGGGCGGCGTTGGACGCGGTCGCTGCCGGGTTGGAAGCGGTCCGTGAGCAGGATGCTCAAGCCTTCGGCACCCTGAGCATCGCCTTTCAGAACACGCTCGGCGATCGGGTCGTCCCGGCGTTGATCAAGGCGTTCCTGGTCGAGCACCCGAGGACGAGATTCGAGTTGCGCCAGGGGTCGCACGGCCAATGCCTGGAAGCATTGGACGCCGGTGCCGCCGAGATCGCGCTGATCTCGCCGATCGAGGAGCGGTCCGATCTCACCGGGGTGCCGCTGCATTCCGAGCCGTTGGTGCTGCTGGTTCCGCCCGGCCACCGGCTGGCCAGGTCGGCCAGGATCGACCTGGCCGAGGCCTCAGGAGAGACCTTCATCGGCCTCAAGCCCGGCTTCGGTCTGCGATCGATGCTGGCCGATCTCGCGGCAGCGTCGGGATTCACTCCGACGATCGCCTTCGAGGGCGACGACCTGCACACCGTACGAGGACTGGTCGCCGCCGGTCTCGGCGTCGCCCTGGTGCCGAGAGACCGCGCCGGCACCGACGCGGTCGAGATCCCGATCGCCGGAGCTGCGGCCCGCCGTCGGATCGGCGCTGTCTGGCACACCGGCGAGCCGAGCAGCCTGGGAGCGGCGATGCAGCGGCTGCTCCGACGTCGCGGTCCGGCGCTGGCCGCCGCAGCGTTGTGATCCTCGCGACTGCCGTCAGCGTCGGGTGACCACCGGAGTCAGATCCGGATCGGTCTGCTGCCGCTGGAAGGGAAAGACTCCCGGCTGCAGGCGGTGATGCCCGAGCCGGAGCAGGTCCTGATCGACCCCGCCCGGTGTCAGTCCCAACTTCCAGTCCGCGGCCAGCTGGTAGAGCTCGGGCTCCAGGTAACCGATCTTGACGATCACGATGGCGGCGGTGGCGGGATCGAGGCCGAGCTGGGTGAAGTCGGCGAGCTTGTGGAACGGCTTGCGGCGCTGGGTGACGATCTCGTGGACCGATCCGCTGCACAACACGACCTGGGTGCCGGCCGTCGGGTCCCCCTCGGTGATCGAGAAGACCTCGCCCTGGAACGGCACCGGCCCACGCGGACCACCGTCGACCTTGCCGCCGAGTTGGACGTTGACCCGACCTCCGACGCCGGCCGCGACCGCCGCATCGACGACGTCCGGGTCGAAGATCGAGGCGTGGATCACCGTCGGGCCGCCGTCACCCAACTCCGGGCGCGCCAACAGTTCGCCCAAGGTCCAGGACACGTCTCCGGTGCCACCCGCCGTCGGGTTGTCGCCGGAATCGGAGATCAGGAAGGGCCGTGCGGCGCCCTCGGCCAAGGCGGCATCCAAGGCCTGATCCAGGGGTAGTGCGTCGGCGACGAACACGAAATCCTCCCGGGCCTGCCAGTAGAGGCCGGCGAGCCGCTCGGCCTCGGCGGCGATCAGTTCTTGATCATCGCCGGTGACGACGACGGCACACTGACAGCGGGGCTCGTCGGCCCAGGCGTAGCCGACCCAGATGGCGGCGTCCAGCACGCCGTCCTTGGCCTCGGCGACCGGGACCTCGGCGTAGATGCTGCGGGCCGGTTCCAACCGGGTGCTGGTCTTCT
Protein-coding sequences here:
- a CDS encoding extracellular solute-binding protein, with the translated sequence MDRRRLLGYSAAGLAGAGLATTGLSACAPPAAPRVNTEPAIPPASGKIKLTYWAWLKDLQKVCDIWNAEHPEVEVEAVWIPGGNDGGYQKMFAALASGGGPDIGQIEMRTVPQYLLVNGLVDLSRYGIEQYADRYNEAIWNQCTFDGSTYAVPQDSGPTAFYYQTESLRQVGAEPPKTWDAWAELAVEIRKTGKSNYLECFDVSDPSGFVSYVTQAGASWFTPGDDGWRVDMTDEATMEVARFFDRAIDKDLVNTGFGAFSPGWTAAAAAGQIAAVTNASWGDALIQTVGGGEGKWKVAPMQRWSFGGYGSSQLGGSTAAVLATSKHPKEAMEFAVWMTTSKEGIDAMVEHCGIGWSPNDAYIGASREKPSPWFSGQSYNTEIFKPAAQQQNRRWTWCPITQQLFNILGDGFRQKLTDGKTLVDSVVQAQDRVLETMRQMGLSVTAAAR
- a CDS encoding carbohydrate ABC transporter permease encodes the protein MSAASSTRDHQRQSSGDRPKGSRAQQRAPWILMTPFLLLFLLTFVAPIIYAVGESFTRTERSGLFGEAGIHSSFAGFANYAAALGNSNFIGSIGRVLLFGVVQVPVMMIACTVLALLLESAAAKWPQFFRAAYFLPYGVPGVIATILWSFLYVPGISPIIGLLAKVGIEVDFLGPTTVLWSIANIVTWTYTGYNMLIIVAQLKSIPGEIYEAARVDGAGSWRIAWTIQLPLIRPALVLGTVFSIIGTLQLFVEPQVLQTVSPSIDSEYTPNLSAYTNAFAYNDYGIASAQAVIIALAAFVLSAIFLAVTNRRSDR
- a CDS encoding carbohydrate ABC transporter permease, with the translated sequence MSAQTAGGAAAGTARTGPKIIVTAVLVVVAAYFLVPIYWVIVAASKSSEELFTTNGFWFGQHFRLFSNLADVFSYDGHIFIRWFANSVLYAGVGAVLATYFAAAAGYAMAKYDFRGRNAVYAAVLGGVLVPGTATALPLFLLFSQIGLANTYLAVLLPSLVSPFGLFLCRIYAASTVDTALMESARIDGAGELRIFHVIALRSLTPALVTVFLFQLVSIWNNYFLPLIMLSDAKLFPITLGLNNWRSQVDRLPEFYQLTTGGVLVSVIPLAIAMIVLQRFWRGGLTEGAVKG
- a CDS encoding histone-like nucleoid-structuring protein Lsr2, whose translation is MIDDNLLEQRRRRDLGGGTMIQRVQTLYIDDCDGQSAADETVQFALDGVNYEIDLTSANAAELRALLQPWRDRGRKVARAGRRQREANGGKPNRPHRATRIDPAQSRAIREWAAANDMPISSRGKIPTAVHQAYDAAHA
- a CDS encoding MFS transporter; this translates as MKIARNDGPAAGVGNRRTSAPARPIAWTGHARGSSGYRRILIALGAAGVATFAQLYSPQGILPLIGRSLRADAAQAALTVSAATLGLAVSVLGWAWVADRIGRARAMKIALSAAALIGLATPLAPSFAVLVVLRVAVGVALGGVPALAVAYLHEEVHRDQAPIAAGSYVSGTTIGGLLGRLVAAPFADLGGWRLGVGAVAVLAAIAALVFLLSVPAARGFVPDRRHRGTIRDAAAALTRCFRNPGLLVLYAQAFLLMGGFVATYNFLGYRLEGAPFDIPVSLTALIFLAYLAGTVSSRRAGALAARFGRRPVLLCCIATMIIGIGLTIPDRLPLILIGLLIMTAGFFGAHATAAGWVGARASVAKAQATSLYNLFYYAGSSLFGWLGGLAFVVGWTGTAVMVLALTVAALIIALLAARD
- a CDS encoding LysR family transcriptional regulator, whose amino-acid sequence is MDQEAVRKVLPLLPLLAAVGETGQVTLAAATLAVPQPSVSRGLARLGTVLGAPLIERRGRGITLTPAGEALLPHARAALDAVAAGLEAVREQDAQAFGTLSIAFQNTLGDRVVPALIKAFLVEHPRTRFELRQGSHGQCLEALDAGAAEIALISPIEERSDLTGVPLHSEPLVLLVPPGHRLARSARIDLAEASGETFIGLKPGFGLRSMLADLAAASGFTPTIAFEGDDLHTVRGLVAAGLGVALVPRDRAGTDAVEIPIAGAAARRRIGAVWHTGEPSSLGAAMQRLLRRRGPALAAAAL
- a CDS encoding M81 family metallopeptidase, which gives rise to MTPLASEIWCPPLSPVETGGLDRPRIGVGGMSIEASTFSPHVSGPEAFTVRRGQELLSYYPFFNGTDPAGRGDDLARAATWVPLVHARSLPGGAVQTAFYESIKQELIDSVTEAIKAEGPFDGFYFDIHGAMSVLGMTDAEGDLATALREALGPDTLMSTSMDLHGNVSRALLDATDLITCYRMAPHEDAMNTKERAVFNLLTRLRAGSGNDPEARRPYKAWRQVPVLLPGEKTSTRLEPARSIYAEVPVAEAKDGVLDAAIWVGYAWADEPRCQCAVVVTGDDQELIAAEAERLAGLYWQAREDFVFVADALPLDQALDAALAEGAARPFLISDSGDNPTAGGTGDVSWTLGELLARPELGDGGPTVIHASIFDPDVVDAAVAAGVGGRVNVQLGGKVDGGPRGPVPFQGEVFSITEGDPTAGTQVVLCSGSVHEIVTQRRKPFHKLADFTQLGLDPATAAIVIVKIGYLEPELYQLAADWKLGLTPGGVDQDLLRLGHHRLQPGVFPFQRQQTDPDLTPVVTRR